In a single window of the Pandoraea pulmonicola genome:
- a CDS encoding RCC1 domain-containing protein — MTQKNSSHAARFKASDLSASRTLADALPAPVCPDAAAGLLDPNELSDLGVGFVVKAYPNMGEGDHVIFQFDMGGPGEYTKDFDVSRKKVGTDISFTVPKANVVKALDNDVTAAYLVEPGDGGPEIPSAPLPLHIGNPPLLAAPSVDEAVDGHLDGSLATSDVLVRIPIYKGMAAGDKVYMYWGAAGEAGYYEDEITLRAVRSVTFLVEAEYVGPYLDKTVHVRYDVNRGGAISPSALYALRIGNAPDESKLPAPVVAEAIGDILNPDLVPDGCTGLLGPNEGLGNGVKGKAVWGGGPPDGIEIPFDISENFQTEPYPVHIPYANITPFLNKSVTFQYSVLQTDNATWLQSNVLTLQVEQQVAQVAPPSVPEAANGVLDPRALSPQIGCPVFVPAAEHTRQGDTIRLTWASEKTPGNWDGEHLLLSTEMDQSIEFDVPYTNVMASLDAQVTVSYSLWRAGKRYASSLPLTLTVQQGNLPAATIDQATGSTLDPADCPDGATVRLDRSGGFRAGDQITLQWQGVPGPGSVTANHTVSDAEQGGDVTLNVSQATVQADVGQTVTLEYTVIRAGNPTEEKSPPSLYDVTAQPGQGKLLVMGARNSSAGFRWEHVSHRLSAFDKATSQPLNAQWRYDDESNWKLGASFKDTRPWVPLNVKSQDDTVTIQPVNIAGTGDNGTTRGTAAMVALLNKGGVIGWGVASYGGTVPPTILTYDDVVEMAATQAAFAVRRSNGRIAAWGNADYGGTLPDGFTVSVTDATRIVGSYGAFAVLRANGQIATWGNATFGGQATADVLALTDVTQIFSGSSALAALRKTGQIVAWGDTRYGGKVPESISSEVTDIIDVRGNYESFCALRANKTVVAWGTAGNGGAVPATIAARRDIVELAAASAYAYAVVTDGKQVLVWGHADWGGVLPPDIAELTDIEEVIASKGAFAARRANGRVVAWGSSSWGSVVPADIALIPDIVQVAASDGAFAALRRDGTVVTWGNAAYGGDSSAVKAQLQNVRAIYGNSEAFVAILAGGGAVTWGTAAGGGNSASVKPYLDSGLTYEAGAAARGRARAALRVRA; from the coding sequence ATGACGCAGAAAAACAGCTCTCACGCAGCGAGGTTCAAGGCCAGCGACCTGTCGGCCTCTCGTACATTGGCCGACGCGTTGCCCGCACCGGTTTGTCCCGATGCCGCCGCGGGTCTGCTCGATCCCAATGAACTGAGTGATCTGGGCGTCGGTTTTGTCGTCAAAGCCTACCCCAACATGGGAGAAGGCGATCACGTCATCTTCCAGTTCGACATGGGCGGCCCGGGTGAATACACCAAGGACTTCGACGTCTCCCGCAAAAAGGTCGGCACCGACATCTCATTCACCGTGCCCAAGGCGAATGTCGTCAAGGCGCTCGACAACGATGTGACCGCCGCCTATCTCGTCGAGCCCGGCGACGGCGGCCCCGAGATTCCCTCCGCGCCGCTGCCCCTGCACATCGGCAACCCGCCGCTGCTGGCCGCGCCCAGCGTCGACGAAGCCGTCGACGGGCATCTGGACGGCAGCCTGGCGACCAGCGACGTGCTCGTGAGAATCCCGATCTACAAGGGCATGGCCGCGGGCGACAAGGTCTATATGTACTGGGGCGCCGCCGGCGAAGCGGGCTACTACGAGGATGAAATCACCCTGCGCGCCGTGCGCTCGGTCACCTTCCTGGTCGAGGCCGAGTACGTCGGGCCTTATCTGGACAAGACCGTGCATGTGCGCTACGACGTCAATCGCGGTGGCGCCATCTCGCCCTCCGCACTCTATGCCCTGCGCATCGGCAACGCGCCCGATGAGAGCAAGCTGCCGGCGCCGGTCGTCGCGGAGGCCATCGGAGATATCCTGAACCCCGACCTCGTGCCCGATGGATGCACCGGCTTGCTCGGGCCCAACGAGGGGCTCGGTAATGGCGTGAAGGGCAAGGCCGTTTGGGGAGGCGGCCCGCCCGACGGCATCGAGATTCCGTTCGATATCTCGGAGAACTTCCAGACGGAGCCCTATCCGGTTCATATCCCGTACGCGAACATCACCCCGTTTCTCAATAAGAGCGTCACGTTCCAATATTCGGTATTGCAGACCGACAACGCCACCTGGCTGCAGTCGAACGTGCTGACCCTGCAAGTCGAACAGCAGGTGGCGCAGGTCGCGCCGCCCAGCGTGCCCGAGGCGGCCAATGGCGTGCTCGATCCCCGGGCCCTGTCGCCCCAGATTGGCTGCCCGGTATTCGTGCCGGCGGCCGAGCACACGCGCCAGGGCGACACGATCCGGCTGACGTGGGCGTCTGAGAAGACGCCGGGCAACTGGGACGGCGAGCATCTCCTGCTCTCGACCGAGATGGACCAGTCCATCGAATTCGACGTTCCCTATACCAACGTCATGGCGAGCCTCGATGCGCAGGTCACGGTGTCGTACAGCCTGTGGCGAGCCGGTAAGCGTTATGCGTCGAGCCTGCCGCTGACCTTGACCGTTCAACAGGGCAATCTGCCCGCGGCGACGATCGACCAGGCCACGGGCAGCACGCTCGATCCTGCCGATTGTCCCGATGGCGCGACCGTGCGGCTCGATCGCTCGGGCGGGTTTCGGGCGGGCGATCAGATCACCTTGCAGTGGCAAGGCGTACCGGGCCCGGGCTCGGTCACGGCAAACCATACGGTCAGCGATGCGGAGCAGGGCGGCGACGTGACGCTGAACGTGTCACAAGCCACGGTGCAGGCGGATGTGGGGCAGACCGTGACGCTCGAGTACACGGTGATTCGAGCAGGCAACCCGACCGAGGAGAAATCGCCGCCCTCGCTCTACGACGTGACGGCGCAACCCGGGCAAGGCAAGTTGCTGGTCATGGGGGCACGAAATAGTTCGGCGGGCTTCCGCTGGGAGCATGTGTCGCATCGCCTGAGCGCCTTCGACAAGGCCACTTCGCAGCCATTGAATGCGCAATGGCGCTACGACGACGAGTCCAACTGGAAACTCGGCGCATCGTTCAAGGACACACGCCCGTGGGTTCCTCTTAACGTCAAGAGCCAGGACGATACGGTCACGATCCAACCCGTCAATATCGCCGGAACAGGTGACAACGGCACGACCCGCGGCACAGCCGCGATGGTGGCGCTCCTCAATAAAGGAGGGGTGATCGGCTGGGGAGTCGCTAGTTACGGCGGCACCGTGCCGCCCACCATTTTGACCTACGACGACGTCGTCGAAATGGCCGCCACGCAAGCCGCCTTCGCGGTACGCCGCAGTAACGGGCGGATAGCGGCGTGGGGCAATGCGGATTATGGTGGGACGTTGCCGGACGGGTTCACCGTGAGTGTGACTGACGCGACGCGCATCGTAGGAAGCTACGGAGCCTTTGCGGTGCTGCGCGCCAACGGCCAAATTGCTACCTGGGGCAATGCCACCTTTGGAGGCCAGGCGACGGCCGACGTCCTCGCCCTGACGGACGTCACACAGATCTTTTCCGGCTCTTCAGCACTCGCTGCCCTTCGAAAAACAGGGCAGATCGTGGCCTGGGGCGACACCCGCTACGGCGGGAAAGTGCCGGAGTCCATTAGCTCGGAAGTCACAGACATTATCGACGTGCGTGGCAACTACGAGTCCTTCTGCGCGTTGCGCGCCAACAAGACGGTGGTTGCCTGGGGGACCGCGGGCAATGGCGGCGCGGTTCCGGCCACCATTGCCGCCCGCCGGGACATTGTGGAGTTAGCCGCGGCGTCGGCCTATGCCTACGCCGTAGTGACCGACGGAAAGCAGGTACTCGTCTGGGGCCATGCCGATTGGGGCGGCGTGTTGCCTCCCGATATCGCCGAATTGACCGATATCGAGGAGGTCATAGCCAGCAAGGGGGCCTTTGCCGCGCGCCGCGCCAACGGGCGTGTGGTTGCCTGGGGGAGTTCATCCTGGGGGAGCGTGGTCCCGGCGGACATCGCGTTGATCCCCGACATCGTGCAAGTGGCCGCCTCCGACGGCGCGTTTGCCGCGCTGCGCCGCGACGGCACCGTCGTGACATGGGGCAACGCCGCCTACGGTGGTGACTCGTCTGCGGTCAAGGCACAGCTTCAGAACGTGCGCGCAATCTACGGCAACAGCGAAGCCTTTGTTGCGATTCTCGCCGGGGGTGGCGCGGTCACCTGGGGGACGGCGGCAGGCGGCGGCAACAGCGCTTCGGTCAAGCCGTATCTCGATAGCGGCCTCACCTATGAGGCGGGCGCGGCAGCACGCGGTCGGGCGCGCGCTGCGTTACGTGTCAGGGCATAG
- a CDS encoding Ig-like domain-containing protein, whose protein sequence is MVQRNEILETLDSLLAKPSVLEAVNGVLNPDLPEATVVVPVYTNKAAGDRITMHWKAPTPEGSTDDGIRITDASKDRPSYFYVEAEYIKVNEGSRVEVSYVVHRPDGSDDSSEPLYITIGESKPEPGKVEPPDVEGVVDGVLNLASVSDQGANASVRAYHGMALYDVVFIDINVNEWERAVQIDTPDKVGKPVQFVIPKSVLTGYAGQTIKLTTTVVPAKGDIFGSLPLPVRVLEPVGALPKPSVPLAEDDVLDPKKVTGATVEAIVKPYPDIAEGDVIHFTWENTSGVPAPFTHSATAPKDPEKDYPFQVPRAQVDQNINGSAILWYVVTRGSVTSRPSDTLALWIGDAFLAPAKLDLTGRGYIVTDKLPPAVPDAFTYTRKAKFGQPPYTYKSGTPSVATVDNQGKVTAVANGTSIISATDSKNQSLAYTLTVSGVLNLFFVSGSASFSGAQAACTAAGLRSVTLDEMRQFWQLYYPSAGPVGAYQGWLGYPFWTATELGAGTAYAYDLNGASAQGNATGFDETEYMQVAGIAP, encoded by the coding sequence ATGGTCCAGCGCAACGAGATACTCGAGACGCTTGATAGTCTGCTGGCGAAACCCTCGGTATTGGAAGCTGTCAACGGCGTACTGAACCCGGACTTGCCCGAGGCAACGGTGGTCGTTCCCGTCTACACGAACAAGGCGGCAGGAGACCGCATCACGATGCACTGGAAGGCGCCGACGCCGGAGGGCTCCACCGACGACGGAATTCGTATCACCGACGCCAGCAAGGATCGCCCCTCGTATTTTTACGTCGAGGCCGAATATATCAAGGTCAACGAGGGCTCTCGGGTCGAAGTTTCCTACGTGGTGCACCGCCCTGATGGAAGTGACGATTCTTCCGAGCCGTTGTACATCACCATTGGGGAGTCGAAACCGGAACCGGGGAAGGTTGAGCCACCCGATGTCGAAGGTGTGGTTGACGGCGTACTCAATCTGGCGAGCGTATCCGATCAGGGGGCGAACGCATCGGTGCGCGCGTATCATGGCATGGCTTTGTACGACGTCGTTTTCATAGACATTAACGTCAACGAATGGGAGCGCGCCGTACAGATCGATACGCCTGACAAGGTTGGAAAGCCTGTTCAGTTCGTCATCCCGAAAAGTGTATTGACTGGCTACGCGGGCCAGACCATCAAGCTGACCACCACGGTAGTTCCGGCCAAAGGCGACATCTTTGGCTCGCTTCCATTGCCGGTGCGCGTCCTCGAGCCGGTTGGTGCGCTGCCCAAGCCAAGCGTGCCACTGGCCGAAGACGATGTTCTCGATCCGAAGAAAGTGACCGGCGCCACAGTGGAGGCAATCGTCAAGCCTTATCCGGACATCGCAGAAGGAGACGTCATCCACTTTACGTGGGAGAACACGAGCGGCGTGCCGGCCCCCTTCACACATAGCGCAACCGCGCCCAAGGATCCCGAGAAAGATTATCCGTTTCAGGTCCCGCGTGCGCAGGTGGACCAGAACATCAATGGTTCTGCCATCTTATGGTACGTGGTGACGCGTGGCAGCGTGACGTCTCGACCGTCGGACACGTTGGCTTTGTGGATCGGGGACGCGTTTCTGGCACCCGCAAAGCTGGACTTGACCGGACGCGGCTACATCGTGACGGATAAGTTGCCTCCCGCCGTGCCGGACGCCTTCACCTATACGCGAAAAGCCAAGTTTGGCCAGCCTCCCTACACGTATAAAAGTGGCACGCCCTCGGTAGCCACGGTCGATAATCAGGGCAAGGTAACGGCAGTTGCCAACGGCACGTCCATTATCAGCGCGACGGACAGCAAGAATCAAAGCCTTGCCTACACCTTGACGGTAAGTGGCGTACTGAATTTGTTCTTCGTGAGCGGCTCGGCAAGTTTTTCCGGAGCCCAGGCGGCGTGCACGGCTGCTGGTCTGCGCAGCGTCACTCTCGACGAAATGCGTCAATTCTGGCAACTCTACTATCCGAGTGCCGGCCCCGTTGGCGCTTATCAGGGCTGGCTAGGGTACCCGTTTTGGACTGCAACCGAGCTTGGCGCGGGAACAGCCTACGCTTACGATCTGAATGGCGCTTCCGCACAAGGCAACGCAACAGGGTTCGACGAAACGGAATATATGCAGGTCGCAGGCATCGCGCCCTGA
- a CDS encoding winged helix-turn-helix domain-containing protein, with the protein MSNEQLLASGTRIDMVFDSTTRILANPKSGQQKYLSRNESRLLQRLWEGPQTKEALIQHIWTSVGVIVTDASYYQLVTQLRNSLDQLGLPKQLVRTIPRYGLELLGPSDPDERDGPAPTAGAVTKVEVDAGQDGEVGPRCDSIEASPSAPADMLPQAAPMTGVRGLATRAWELSAAALLSIAAALVAFIVRRALADATAKIKEIDRPLTVVDWFTKTGSK; encoded by the coding sequence ATGTCGAATGAACAACTTCTTGCGAGCGGGACTCGAATCGATATGGTCTTCGATTCGACGACCCGCATACTTGCCAACCCGAAGAGTGGCCAGCAGAAATACCTGTCACGCAATGAATCACGTCTTCTTCAACGACTGTGGGAAGGACCTCAGACGAAGGAAGCGTTGATCCAGCACATCTGGACGAGCGTAGGGGTGATAGTGACCGATGCGAGCTACTACCAACTGGTTACGCAGTTGCGCAATAGCCTGGATCAACTCGGTTTACCGAAACAACTCGTTCGAACCATCCCGCGCTACGGCCTCGAACTGCTCGGACCGTCAGACCCCGACGAGCGTGACGGTCCGGCCCCGACTGCGGGTGCTGTCACGAAAGTGGAGGTCGATGCTGGGCAGGATGGCGAAGTGGGGCCGCGTTGCGATTCCATTGAAGCATCACCGAGCGCTCCCGCGGACATGCTGCCGCAAGCTGCCCCAATGACCGGAGTGCGGGGTCTTGCTACCCGAGCCTGGGAGTTGAGTGCCGCAGCGCTGCTGTCGATCGCGGCGGCCCTTGTCGCGTTCATCGTGCGCCGTGCTCTTGCCGACGCCACCGCCAAGATCAAGGAGATTGACCGGCCCCTAACGGTTGTGGATTGGTTTACCAAGACCGGGTCGAAGTGA
- the tssA gene encoding type VI secretion system protein TssA, whose translation MTANGDIGKCGISAPSHDGVRAGEAFALLQAEIDKLTDIHASAAIEWPSVVSHAQSILREDGKDLAVTVWLVIGWLQLDGLAGLARGVCVLRDLLTLHWDTLFPPIDRLRGRRNLVEWLLTKLEQELADDRPPKLTPLPPPELADMVSKWNDIERCWRQHDPDGPEFSRVSRLFTSLPTTLACAPVDPEHTATENDGLAALAPGLSEVEPLEQSAERALRALGALLDRCFNEQPFEPFAYRLNAMAAWALVDAAPYATNDVTHVPPPPDVVKKALAEFAEGADPFAAARFAQTQLTSAPFWLDLCRVTHHALQRAGAAAAAQEVAAQTSCFAGRLPSLPSLKFSDGTPFADAATVDWLAAIAPRSPQNESQDSAPDDWACALHEMRACAAAGRLDDALEALDKRRSCAVAERDQFRAHLAQCELIRDFGGAGVGFALAALSAPLVEHIETHRLMQWEPALARDALALAAAAAEQEEFGHHERSDLLARLAALDFSMAWRLVRTRKPDVVNWTGA comes from the coding sequence ATGACAGCGAATGGTGACATTGGCAAGTGCGGAATATCGGCGCCCTCACATGATGGGGTGCGTGCAGGAGAGGCTTTTGCACTCCTGCAGGCGGAAATCGACAAACTGACCGATATTCACGCGAGCGCGGCGATCGAATGGCCATCGGTCGTATCGCATGCCCAGTCCATCCTGCGGGAAGATGGCAAGGATCTCGCTGTCACGGTATGGCTCGTAATCGGCTGGCTGCAGCTCGACGGCCTCGCCGGCTTGGCGCGCGGCGTGTGCGTGCTGCGCGATCTCCTCACTCTGCATTGGGATACCCTGTTTCCGCCGATCGACCGTCTGCGCGGCCGTCGCAATCTGGTCGAGTGGCTGTTGACAAAGCTCGAGCAGGAACTGGCCGACGACCGTCCGCCCAAGCTTACGCCGTTGCCGCCGCCGGAGTTGGCGGACATGGTGTCCAAGTGGAACGACATCGAACGCTGCTGGCGCCAACACGACCCCGACGGGCCGGAGTTCTCCCGCGTGTCGCGTCTGTTCACCAGCCTGCCGACGACGCTTGCGTGCGCGCCGGTCGATCCCGAACACACAGCGACTGAAAATGACGGACTCGCCGCGCTGGCTCCTGGCTTGAGCGAGGTCGAGCCACTGGAACAGTCCGCTGAGCGAGCGCTCCGTGCGCTAGGGGCATTGCTCGATCGTTGTTTCAACGAGCAACCCTTCGAGCCTTTCGCCTATCGCCTGAATGCCATGGCGGCTTGGGCTCTCGTCGACGCCGCTCCCTACGCTACGAATGACGTGACGCACGTGCCGCCGCCACCCGATGTGGTGAAGAAGGCCCTCGCAGAGTTCGCTGAGGGTGCCGATCCCTTTGCTGCCGCGCGCTTCGCGCAAACGCAGCTGACAAGCGCTCCGTTCTGGCTCGATTTGTGTCGCGTCACTCACCATGCTTTGCAGCGTGCGGGAGCTGCAGCGGCCGCGCAGGAGGTTGCCGCACAGACCTCGTGCTTCGCGGGGCGCCTGCCGAGCCTGCCAAGCTTGAAATTCTCCGACGGCACGCCGTTCGCAGACGCGGCTACCGTGGATTGGCTCGCAGCCATCGCACCGCGCAGCCCACAGAACGAGTCGCAAGATTCCGCACCTGACGACTGGGCATGCGCTCTCCACGAGATGCGGGCCTGCGCAGCGGCAGGCCGGCTCGACGACGCGCTCGAAGCGCTGGACAAGAGGCGCAGCTGCGCAGTGGCAGAGCGCGATCAGTTTCGCGCCCATCTCGCACAGTGCGAACTGATCAGGGATTTCGGCGGTGCAGGCGTTGGTTTCGCGCTCGCGGCACTATCCGCGCCCTTGGTCGAGCACATCGAAACCCACCGGTTGATGCAATGGGAACCTGCGCTGGCGCGAGATGCCTTGGCATTGGCCGCCGCCGCCGCTGAGCAAGAGGAGTTTGGCCATCACGAGAGAAGTGACTTGCTGGCGCGCTTGGCAGCGCTCGACTTTTCGATGGCTTGGCGACTTGTGCGTACGCGCAAGCCGGATGTAGTGAACTGGACAGGAGCTTAA
- a CDS encoding Hcp family type VI secretion system effector yields the protein MPMPCYLSLTGDKQGKIEGSCDVRGHEGKILVQAMKLRVELPKNEQTGAPSSVRRHVGMSIVKEIDKSSPKLFQALCSGEQMSEVLLEFWRFTPGGTEEKYYTIKLQNAAVFEAEDWVPNVLLPENGKMGHMESIGLSYQKIVWTWIKDGIESEDSWTAPR from the coding sequence ATGCCAATGCCATGCTATTTGTCGTTGACCGGCGACAAACAAGGAAAGATCGAAGGTTCATGCGATGTTCGGGGCCACGAGGGAAAGATCCTTGTGCAGGCCATGAAGCTGCGCGTCGAATTGCCCAAGAACGAGCAGACGGGAGCTCCCTCCAGCGTGCGTCGGCATGTGGGAATGAGCATTGTCAAGGAGATCGACAAATCGTCGCCCAAGCTCTTTCAGGCGCTGTGCTCCGGCGAGCAGATGAGCGAGGTGCTTCTTGAATTCTGGCGCTTCACCCCCGGCGGTACGGAGGAGAAGTACTACACGATCAAGCTGCAGAACGCTGCGGTGTTCGAGGCCGAGGACTGGGTGCCGAATGTCCTGCTGCCCGAGAACGGGAAAATGGGTCATATGGAAAGCATTGGTTTGTCCTACCAGAAGATCGTGTGGACATGGATCAAGGATGGCATCGAGAGCGAGGACTCTTGGACCGCACCACGCTGA
- a CDS encoding GTPase family protein has product MGDSDLIMRIIRAFDSLPSIIKGDKHFLELASRLHEIKKIIVDKRPPRLAVVGRRGAGKSALFNALVDRKILPEGEVDTTGTCSWQSCKLQGDDEISWIDTPGLGAGQLKADRVRLLQREFGRRPPDVLIFVHKASEVDSDIDATLDDLQQVIECIGDENTRPDLIVVLNQVDGIRSPMDLAPPYKKEKQDRIVLIQKKLEWHLERRCIRYKCVIPTAAYFDSEHDLRFNIEGVAAEIGCSIPSEAMLGASAVLRFNGLKREIATRIVNLCAIAASCIALVPIPLSDIIPLTALQVLMISSIGGLGGKTLSDVEIREFIVGLGLLVTTATAARQIVRTVLPLLGAGVSVAVAGVTTSGIGAAAIAHYIDGASLHEARKKLRSFIK; this is encoded by the coding sequence ATGGGTGACTCTGACTTGATTATGCGGATCATTCGCGCATTTGATTCATTGCCTTCGATCATAAAGGGCGACAAACACTTTCTAGAACTGGCGAGCCGCCTCCACGAGATAAAGAAGATCATCGTGGACAAGCGCCCCCCAAGGTTGGCGGTTGTCGGGCGGCGCGGCGCCGGGAAAAGCGCACTATTCAATGCACTGGTCGACAGAAAAATCCTGCCTGAAGGCGAAGTCGACACGACAGGCACCTGCTCATGGCAAAGCTGCAAGCTACAGGGCGATGATGAAATTTCATGGATCGACACGCCGGGCCTCGGTGCGGGGCAATTGAAGGCCGATCGCGTTCGGTTGCTGCAGCGGGAGTTCGGCCGCAGGCCTCCGGACGTGTTGATTTTTGTCCACAAGGCATCGGAGGTTGACTCCGACATCGATGCGACGCTCGACGATTTGCAGCAAGTCATCGAGTGTATCGGCGACGAGAACACGCGTCCCGATTTGATCGTGGTTCTCAATCAGGTGGATGGTATTCGCTCACCGATGGATTTGGCACCACCTTACAAAAAAGAAAAACAAGATCGAATCGTATTGATACAGAAGAAGTTGGAGTGGCATTTGGAGCGTCGGTGCATTAGATACAAATGCGTAATCCCGACGGCCGCCTATTTCGATTCGGAGCATGATCTTCGGTTCAACATCGAAGGCGTCGCAGCTGAGATTGGATGCTCGATTCCATCAGAGGCCATGTTGGGCGCCTCTGCAGTTTTGAGATTCAATGGGCTCAAGCGAGAGATTGCGACGAGGATCGTCAATCTGTGCGCTATAGCTGCGTCATGCATCGCCCTTGTCCCGATTCCGCTATCGGACATCATTCCGCTGACCGCATTACAGGTCCTGATGATTTCCTCGATTGGCGGTCTGGGTGGAAAGACGCTATCCGACGTTGAAATCCGCGAGTTCATCGTGGGACTGGGATTACTTGTGACAACTGCAACTGCCGCGCGCCAGATTGTTAGAACGGTACTGCCTCTCCTGGGGGCGGGGGTATCCGTTGCGGTCGCTGGTGTGACGACCAGCGGGATCGGGGCTGCCGCCATCGCTCACTATATTGATGGCGCTTCGCTGCACGAGGCAAGGAAAAAGCTACGTTCGTTCATCAAGTAA
- the tssB gene encoding type VI secretion system contractile sheath small subunit, with protein sequence MADDKGSVAPRERVNIVYKSATGDAKEDVELPFKQLVLGDFTLRAPDVPLDERETIQIDRDNFDGVLKAQGLSLTLTVPNRLTNDAAPDESLDVKLKFESLRDFEPDSLVEQVPELKQLIELRSALKALMGPLGNLPAFRKRIETLIAEPQTRERLLAELGVGDSAKE encoded by the coding sequence ATGGCTGACGACAAAGGGTCGGTGGCCCCCAGAGAGCGGGTCAATATCGTTTATAAATCCGCAACCGGGGATGCCAAGGAGGATGTGGAACTGCCCTTCAAGCAACTGGTGCTGGGGGACTTCACGCTGCGCGCTCCCGACGTGCCGCTTGACGAGCGCGAGACGATTCAGATCGACCGCGACAATTTCGATGGCGTGCTCAAGGCACAAGGACTGTCGCTGACGCTGACGGTTCCGAACCGATTGACCAACGACGCGGCGCCCGACGAGTCTCTCGACGTCAAACTGAAGTTCGAGAGTCTGCGCGACTTCGAGCCGGACTCCCTGGTCGAACAAGTGCCGGAACTCAAACAGCTCATCGAACTGCGCAGTGCGCTCAAGGCTCTCATGGGCCCGCTGGGTAACTTGCCGGCCTTCCGCAAACGCATCGAGACGCTGATCGCTGAACCGCAAACGCGCGAACGCCTGCTCGCCGAGCTTGGCGTGGGCGATTCGGCGAAGGAGTGA
- a CDS encoding Dabb family protein, whose protein sequence is MKHRLGYIAICVVLFANSANAQNTTAQLTPAQTLYLALDKYGPAVFTDHTYNALPIRHIVAFRYRITATASERQSVRERFLALQNQVQRPGGKKYNISIEVGTQNSGEQNDQSIDDVFLVTFCSEGDRNFYVGKPIVTNPKYYDSAHDAFKNFAAPYLASVIVLDYKIALASAEVIPQVCKSAEERKR, encoded by the coding sequence ATGAAACACCGGCTTGGATATATAGCGATCTGCGTCGTGCTCTTTGCCAACAGTGCAAATGCGCAAAATACGACCGCCCAACTCACCCCGGCGCAAACGCTCTATCTCGCGCTGGATAAGTATGGTCCGGCGGTATTCACTGATCACACGTACAACGCGCTACCGATCCGCCACATCGTCGCGTTTCGGTATCGGATAACGGCTACCGCGTCTGAGCGCCAATCCGTGAGGGAAAGATTCTTGGCACTCCAGAATCAGGTGCAGCGACCAGGCGGGAAAAAATACAATATTAGTATCGAAGTCGGCACGCAGAATTCCGGCGAGCAAAATGATCAGTCGATTGACGACGTGTTTCTGGTCACCTTCTGCTCCGAGGGTGACCGGAATTTCTACGTCGGCAAGCCAATCGTGACGAATCCGAAATACTACGATTCGGCACACGACGCCTTCAAGAATTTCGCTGCCCCATATCTGGCCAGCGTTATTGTCCTTGACTACAAAATCGCATTGGCTTCCGCGGAGGTCATTCCCCAAGTTTGCAAGTCCGCGGAAGAGCGAAAGCGCTGA